The DNA region TCAAGGTGTATTTGAGTTGTTCTGGACTATGAGTGGTGGTGAgcataatattttaataatggGTGtgcatagtaaaaaaaaaattagtgtcGTCGCAGCAACGCCTGCCAGCGCTCAAGTCGTCTCTCCCTGTCGCGCCGCCACTAGGCTCATTATCGTTGCCCTCCATCTTGTGTGTGCGTCTGGGCATTGGGCCACCAAGGTGTAGTTGCACATTAGGGTAATTGGAGATTGATCGATTGACCATTGGTTGTCCACTGTTTGGCATTGTGCCACTATTTGTTGATTTGTTGTGTTAGATTTGGGTTGCTAGGTTGGGCTTGGCTGCTTGGGTCACCGGGAGCTACGCCAATGGTAGTGAGAAAAGGGTGAAGGCAGGTAATTTGGGATTAACATGCAATGGATCACATTGATCGGCAAGGTGTATACATATAGACAATGTCTGAGATATATATGGCAGCTATTTAATATAGATTATGACGTTCCTAATAGGTCAGCAATTGATATGAAAACACTAGTATTAATGAACTTCCTAATAAGTCAGCTAGGTAATAAGTAAATTAGCTAATATGGAAACAATATTAGCTAATTTACTTATCCGAGAGCTCACGAGATGCCACCGGACTCCACCGAGCCTCCTTCACTGTCTCCAACCTTCCCTAACGTCATCCGACCTCACGCTCGGGCTCACCAACCTTGCCTCATCACTGTCCGTCGCTTACTGTTGAAGTCCAGCCACCGCACAGAACTTTAACCGTCACTGAAGCCATACCGTTGAAGCTTGCCATCGCCATGCCACTCCATCGCCCTCTTACACCGACATGTCCATCAAACAGACTCCCCGATGCTTTAAGACCGTTTTCCACCGCTCACCGGAGTGCCCCGATCATTATAGCGTTGTCATCATCGTCGTCCTTCTCTGGTTGTTTGTTGTAGTCCCgacctcgtcgtcgtcgccgtcctGAGTCGAAGCCAAGGTAGGCACCCCACCGTCCGATCTCAGATGAACGACCGAGATTAGATCCAGTcataccccttcgctagccaatAGGAAGTTGTGCACATAATCCCAGTCAAACTAAGTGATCCACGTAGCATGCCATGTGGATGTTTTTGTCCTACGTGGCAAACCACGTTAGCCAAGCCAAGCCCAGTCAACGTGCTGACATCATCCTGCGCAATATATAGAATTTTCAGTACAAAATGATGCTAGGCCTTTTTTCCGAAGGCTAATTGTATCCATCGCCAGCtatattgttttcttttttttttactataatTTTGTGTCAAATGTAATGGTGTTTGTTTGGCCTTATTTGATtcctatgttttttttattttgatcttTGCAGCCGTTTGTATGTTACTGGGTTCGGGACGCTATGCAGACCCATTTTAGATGCCAATTCATATTTTGTTTATTGAGCTTTGAGTGTTTTAAATCAACAGTATACATGGCAGCTATTGATTGGTTCAAAATCAAACCGATCAAACAAAATCTGTCAACAGTTAGTTAAATAGACAGACCCTTGAGATGTAACTAAATGCACAAGAGTTCTCGGAAAGGCCAACGGAAGCTTTACAACTTGAGATGTAAGTTAGAGCCAAAATCGGCTACAGAAGTCCCACGGCCAATTAGTGCCTAAACCAACATTCAGTCAAGGGCAAAtctattctttttctctcctcGAAAGGCATTTCCGTTTATAATTAACGGAAAATCTCACGGCAATGGTATATTGCAACTAAATGCTCTTTGCGATGACATTTGGCATAGCCAATATTTTGCGATTGTATTTTCCAACTCACGCACCTTTGAGATGGTATTGAGCAAAATAACTCAGTCTAAAAGGAAGCATATTGAGCTCTCGCGATTGCATATGCGACATTTTCAGCGACAGTATATATATTGTTAGTATTTGGGAGTTATGACTGCAGTTGTGTCTATGAAAAATCTACACAAGCCGCGATGGCGAATCCATCGATCACAAATTATAAACAGGAGTCCGATCGTCACATTTCAATCGACATGTGCAAGGTTGAAGAACAGTAAACTCATTTGCATTTTTCTGCCCCGTGCAACTCTACTCTATGTCCGAAAAACGtaagaaaacaacaaaaaaatagaTGGACGAAAGGAAAGGCAGCTATAGGAATTAGCTAGGATGTAATCATATTTATAGGATCATGCACGTCGACGATGCTGATCCTTTCAGATCAGTTGCGATAGTGATTAACCTACAAGTACCCGAGCATGCATGCCATCCCCACGATCGCACCAACCCCAGACCACCAACTCGTCGCCTGCGCCGCATGACCATGCGACGGCGACGGCACCGCAGCCGCGCCCGGAGCCTCTGTGATGTCGTCCTCTGGGCTCGGTACCATCGGCAGTAGCCGTGGCGGCATTGGCGCAGGGCTCGGAGCGATCGCCATTTGCCTCatcctcggcgacggcggcgacggcggccgcggccTGGTGATGACGCCCCGCGGCACGACGAGGTTGCTGATCTGGAGCACCGATATGTTGTACGGCTTCGCGGTCACCGCGCCCTTGAACGTGGCACTCACCAGCGAGCCGGGCGCGGCCGAGACGAACACGGCGCCGCCGCGGGGTGTCGCGGTGACGTTCAGGAACCCTGTGCGGTTCCGCGCGGTCCCGCTGGCCTGGAACAGCGTGGTGACCACGGTGGGCCGGCCCCGCGGCAGCGCCGCAAGCTTCGCCGCGTCGATGTAGTCGAGCGCGACGTGGACGGACATGAGCTCGACGAGCGCGGCGCGCGCGAGCCTGGCGCTGCGGCGGAGGAGCCAGTCCACCGCGGCGTTGTCCGTGACGAGCAGGGTCACGGCATTCCGGTTGTTGATCTCGCGTGCGACTCCAGTCTTGGTGAGGAGGAAGTTGAACAGCTTGAACTCCGGGTACCGGCCGAGGATCTCCGTGACGTTGAAGGCGTTGCCGGTgttcggcgcggcggcggcggcgaccgaaCTGCTGGCCgcggggaagaggaggaagaggagtaCGAGCAAGGAGAGGTTAGGAGCCATGCGTGCACCGATGCACGTACAGACATGCATGGACTGATAGTGCAAGGTGTGTGGTGTGTACACTGCTCTATATAGAGACGATGGCATGCAGGCTGTGGAGAGTGGTGGCACTTGACATCTTCACAGGCACAGCAGGAGAGAAATAAGAGGACGGGAGGGGTTTGAGGTTGAACAGTTAGAGTGGAATACAGGGGCAATCTCACTCTTGCAGTCTGACCGCTTCTTGAATCTTGAGGCGCAGGCGTGATGCGTGGTTCCTGGAATACAGGGGCAAGTTTGATCATGTTAATGTCCGGAAATAATTTGAGAATTACGCTCCGTCCAGGAAGCGATTTCCCTAccatctatctattatattattatttaaagagaaaaataaaccaCCCCGATTATTCTTAAGCTCataaattaccatattaataaaaaaagaaaaagatttagACCACTAAATGTTATGAatatctaacggtctagattgaATCAAATGgctcatatcaaatacgattaataaatagctaaattcggaaaCTAATTAAAGAACctatacgattaataaatagctaaattcaaatttaaaaattataaaaaagttaataatttgatttccatacggtttggaaagaagaatatctaaataaagagtccaagtaaaataaaattaataataattaaaattagggttataatagaaaaaagaattatccatattaaatatagtcttagaaaaaaatcaaattattataaaaatcaaatacctaataAAGAGTCTATGAAAAattacaattaatcaatagctataATTCATattaaaaatgaaataaaaattcaaaattcttactaagatgttcttctaattttatacgtttgtaactaaatattttagcaAGACTAGTCACAATATTAGCGTGGACCATTTCACTAGTTTCGGTAAAATCAGACTGCTCGCTATGAAATTTCTGCAAAATTCTTATAATATTTCTGGGACGACGACCAATCTCCGGAAATTCTTATACAAAAGTCGACACCAGGATTCTCCTGATTTGATTTATTGAATTTCCATTAGCATCTCAGCCAAGAATGTAAATCGGCCTGCTCAGGCTTTGGCCTTGGGTGGGCTGATGTAAAGCTGATAGCTCTCAAAATGTGAAGCCCAACTAAACCAGCTCATATCGTCAATATGAAATAGTTCAAAAATATAAGAcgtattaaaatattttaatataatattaattttatagcgATGGAtaacatattataaaaaaattaacgactaaattttatttttgatgtctttttaaaacaaaataggTCTCACATTCAGATGgagtatatagcaaacttaTCTTCCTCTCAAATGGAAAAAAGAGATGCTGATAGACAAGAAGCAAGGTCGGGTTGTGTGACATCACAAACCAGCCATTCGCGACTCAGCTTACGCCATCGTCGCCCGTTGTTTCGTTGTAGTAATCTATATCCTAAAACGTCAGATCATCGACAAGACGTGTACCCCTGGAATCCAGTGATTGGCGCGCATGGCCGTGAATGTGATTCACATGCAGTGACGCAAAGACCACACGATAATTTTAATgaaaatcttccaatgaaacgaaagcatgcatgcaccaaACATAGGCACGTAGGTACACACCATATCATCACCAACCGATCGAGATCATCTCATCTGCTAGCTCTGCGATATGCATGTCCAAGCCAAGCCAGccgacatgcatgcatgcatcgcgTCGTCGGAACCTCTGCATGTCCTTAGAACATTTTTaattatattctctttatttcatctctttttagatttttttttctcattctcTTTACTTTCTCTCATTTCTAACAGTTTTTTTTCCGAGTAAAATCGTAAAAAGAAATGAGAGAATCTCACTCTAAAGAGAATGatcttagaaatttttttatgacAGAAATTGTTGGAGcgttaaaaagaataaaaatccTTTCATAAGGAAAATTTAGaccgtgaagagaaaccgtGGGCATGATCTTAGAACCTCTCACGTGTCTTCCTTTCGAATCTCGATCGAAGGAGATCGACTCGAGCTAGCACATGCTATCCATTCTGTCCATCGCGAGACTAGAACGTCCTGTCAATCTGCCATGATATATATAGCATGCATGGGTGGGAGATAACATTGTCTGGCTaggaatacatataaatataaacaCGTACTTTCTCAGGATAGGAAGATAGATAGCGTAGTTGAATGCGGTAAGGAGAGAGCAATTCTGACGTTAAATATTTGGTTAAGCTCAGCAGATACAGATCACTTGGCGTGGCAGATTTTGCTCCACTGGTTAATTCATCGGCATGCAGTGTAATGGAGTAAGTGTGCAGAGTGATCATGCTGCTACGTGAGCGGCAGCATCGCTTGTTCGTGTCTATGCACGGCTGCTACTGTTGGACGGACATGTATTTGTCCCAGGGGAGTAGCTAGCAAAGTCGATCTAGTACAAGTAGCGTTGACGAAAGGAAGATTGATGTCTACTGCACCTCTCGGTTTACGTGTG from Phragmites australis chromosome 8, lpPhrAust1.1, whole genome shotgun sequence includes:
- the LOC133926056 gene encoding fasciclin-like arabinogalactan protein 14 produces the protein MAPNLSLLVLLFLLFPAASSSVAAAAAPNTGNAFNVTEILGRYPEFKLFNFLLTKTGVAREINNRNAVTLLVTDNAAVDWLLRRSARLARAALVELMSVHVALDYIDAAKLAALPRGRPTVVTTLFQASGTARNRTGFLNVTATPRGGAVFVSAAPGSLVSATFKGAVTAKPYNISVLQISNLVVPRGVITRPRPPSPPSPRMRQMAIAPSPAPMPPRLLPMVPSPEDDITEAPGAAAVPSPSHGHAAQATSWWSGVGAIVGMACMLGYL